The following are encoded together in the Mycolicibacterium arabiense genome:
- a CDS encoding OsmC family protein translates to MTELWVERTGVRRYTGRSSRGAEVLIGSEDVEGVFTPGELLKIALAACSGLSSDYPLRSRLGDDYQTTIRVSGAADRDQERYPLLEERLEVDLSGLSEAEVAKLKTIVERSIDKVCTVGRTLKSGTEVTFEVAHEPRA, encoded by the coding sequence ATGACCGAACTGTGGGTCGAGCGCACCGGCGTGCGCCGCTACACCGGGCGGAGTTCGCGTGGGGCGGAGGTGCTGATCGGCTCCGAGGACGTCGAGGGCGTCTTCACGCCGGGCGAACTGCTGAAGATCGCGCTGGCTGCCTGCAGCGGGCTGAGCAGCGACTACCCGTTGCGCAGCCGGCTGGGCGACGACTATCAGACCACCATCAGGGTGTCCGGCGCGGCCGACCGCGATCAGGAGCGCTACCCGCTGCTCGAGGAACGCCTCGAGGTCGACCTGTCGGGTCTCAGCGAGGCCGAGGTGGCCAAGCTCAAGACCATCGTCGAGCGCTCGATCGACAAGGTGTGCACCGTCGGCCGCACGCTCAAGAGCGGCACCGAGGTGACGTTCGAGGTCGCCCATGAGCCGCGTGCCTGA
- a CDS encoding acylphosphatase, translating into MSRVPDPGGPVRLSAWVHGRVQGVGFRWWTRSRALELGLTGFAANKSDGRVHVVARGPREACQRLLDQLRGGDTPGTVETVVEDWSDAGEAFDGFVER; encoded by the coding sequence ATGAGCCGCGTGCCTGACCCCGGCGGTCCGGTGCGGCTGAGCGCCTGGGTGCACGGTCGCGTGCAGGGCGTCGGCTTCCGGTGGTGGACGAGGTCGCGGGCGCTGGAACTCGGGCTCACCGGGTTCGCCGCCAACAAGTCCGACGGCCGCGTCCACGTCGTCGCGCGCGGCCCGCGCGAGGCGTGTCAGCGGCTGCTCGACCAGCTGCGCGGCGGCGACACGCCCGGCACGGTCGAGACCGTAGTCGAGGACTGGTCCGACGCAGGTGAGGCGTTCGACGGCTTCGTCGAAAGGTAG
- the coaD gene encoding pantetheine-phosphate adenylyltransferase, whose product MSGAVCPGSFDPVTLGHVDVFERACAQFDEVVVAVLVNPNKKGMFTADERIELIRESTAHLPNLRVESGQGLVVDFARARGMSAIVKGLRSSTDFEYELQMAQMNKHVAGVDTFFIASTPQFSFVSSSLAKEVAGLGGDVSDLLPEPVNARLRAKLKG is encoded by the coding sequence ATGAGTGGCGCGGTATGCCCCGGTTCCTTCGACCCCGTGACCCTCGGTCACGTCGACGTGTTCGAGCGGGCGTGCGCCCAGTTCGACGAGGTCGTGGTCGCAGTGTTGGTCAACCCCAACAAGAAGGGGATGTTCACCGCCGACGAGCGCATCGAGCTGATCCGCGAGTCGACCGCGCACCTGCCGAACCTGCGGGTCGAGTCGGGCCAGGGGCTCGTCGTCGACTTCGCAAGGGCGCGAGGCATGTCCGCGATCGTCAAGGGTCTGCGCAGCAGCACCGACTTCGAATACGAGCTGCAGATGGCGCAGATGAACAAGCACGTCGCGGGCGTCGACACCTTCTTCATCGCCAGCACGCCGCAGTTCTCGTTCGTGTCGTCGTCGCTCGCCAAGGAGGTGGCCGGCCTCGGCGGCGACGTCTCCGACCTGCTGCCGGAGCCCGTCAACGCACGTCTGAGGGCCAAGCTCAAGGGTTGA
- a CDS encoding YceD family protein — translation MAGTKGHRVHRGPRSPFVLDVSQLGRRPGSMQEIHDTVAAPARIGVALAGIEQGAPVELDLRLESVSEGVLVTGTVSAPTVEECARCLAPIAGDVEFDLTELYAYPDSATEATTEDDEVGHVVDDTVDLEQPIVDAVGLALPFSPLCTDDCLGLCVDCGVRLADAEPGHGHEKIDPRWAKLTAMMPTDQDASRTEEGRA, via the coding sequence ATGGCTGGGACCAAGGGACACAGAGTTCATCGCGGCCCACGGTCACCATTCGTCCTCGACGTGTCGCAGCTGGGCCGCAGGCCCGGGTCGATGCAGGAGATTCACGACACCGTCGCGGCTCCGGCGCGCATCGGCGTGGCGCTTGCAGGCATCGAGCAGGGTGCGCCCGTCGAACTCGACCTGAGGCTCGAATCGGTGTCCGAGGGAGTATTGGTGACCGGCACCGTCTCGGCGCCCACGGTCGAGGAGTGCGCGCGGTGCCTCGCCCCGATCGCCGGGGACGTGGAGTTCGACCTCACCGAACTGTACGCGTATCCCGACAGCGCCACCGAGGCGACGACGGAGGACGACGAGGTCGGCCACGTCGTCGACGACACCGTCGATCTCGAGCAGCCGATCGTCGACGCCGTCGGCCTCGCGTTGCCGTTCTCGCCGCTGTGCACCGATGACTGCCTCGGCCTGTGCGTCGACTGCGGCGTACGGCTCGCCGACGCCGAACCGGGCCACGGCCACGAGAAGATCGACCCGCGTTGGGCCAAACTCACCGCGATGATGCCCACCGATCAGGATGCCTCGCGCACCGAGGAGGGCCGCGCGTGA
- the sepIVA gene encoding cell division protein SepIVA, which produces MYRVFEALDELGAIVEEARGVPMTAGCMVPRGDVLELLDDIKDAIPGELDDAQDVLDARDGMLREAREHADNMVASATSEADSLVNSSRAEADRLLADAKSQADRMVSEARQHSERMVAEARAEADRISAAAKREYEASTGRAKSECDRLIENGNLAYEKAVQEGIKEQQRLVHQTEIVQTATLEATRMVDAAHAEADRLRGECDIYVDSKLAEFEDYLNGTLRSVGRGRHQLRTAAGTHDYAQR; this is translated from the coding sequence GTGTACCGAGTTTTCGAAGCGCTCGACGAGCTTGGGGCGATCGTGGAAGAGGCCCGAGGCGTGCCGATGACGGCAGGCTGCATGGTGCCCCGCGGCGACGTCCTGGAACTGCTCGACGACATCAAGGACGCCATCCCCGGCGAACTCGACGACGCACAGGACGTCCTGGATGCCCGCGACGGCATGCTGCGCGAGGCCAGGGAGCATGCCGACAACATGGTCGCCAGCGCGACCTCCGAGGCGGACTCGCTGGTGAACAGCTCGCGCGCCGAGGCCGACCGGCTGCTCGCCGACGCCAAGTCGCAAGCCGACCGGATGGTGTCCGAGGCCCGTCAGCACAGCGAGCGGATGGTCGCCGAGGCCCGTGCCGAGGCCGATCGCATCTCCGCCGCCGCCAAGCGCGAGTACGAGGCCAGCACCGGACGCGCCAAGTCCGAGTGCGACCGGCTGATCGAGAACGGCAACCTCGCCTACGAGAAGGCCGTGCAAGAAGGCATCAAGGAGCAGCAGCGCCTGGTCCATCAGACCGAGATCGTCCAGACGGCCACGCTCGAGGCCACCAGGATGGTCGACGCCGCTCACGCCGAGGCCGACCGGTTGCGCGGTGAGTGCGACATCTACGTCGACAGCAAGCTCGCCGAGTTCGAGGACTATCTCAACGGGACGTTGCGGTCCGTCGGTCGGGGGCGTCATCAGCTGCGCACTGCCGCCGGCACCCACGACTACGCCCAGCGCTGA
- the rnc gene encoding ribonuclease III has translation MTVDRTPLLEALGVDLPDELLTMALTHRSYSFENGGLPTNERLEFLGDAVLGLLVADILIRRHPDSPEGELAKLRNSIVNTQALATVGRGLADAGLGAFLLLGRGEVVTGGADKASILADGVEALLGAVYMQHGFDASREVVLRLFGDLLDTAPSLGAALEWKSSLQELTVARGLGVPKYVVTFDGPDHDRVFTAVVLIDGDEYGSGVGSTKKEAEIKAAAQAWTLLDAQSAGDGGISPSPDDA, from the coding sequence GTGACGGTTGACCGGACGCCACTGCTCGAGGCGCTCGGAGTGGACCTGCCCGACGAGTTGCTGACCATGGCGCTCACCCATCGCAGTTACTCGTTCGAGAACGGTGGGCTGCCGACCAACGAGCGGCTCGAATTCCTCGGCGACGCCGTGCTCGGTCTGCTCGTCGCCGACATCCTGATCCGGCGGCACCCGGACAGCCCCGAGGGTGAACTCGCCAAGCTCCGCAACAGCATCGTCAACACCCAGGCGCTGGCGACCGTGGGCCGTGGTCTGGCCGACGCGGGGCTGGGCGCGTTCCTGCTGCTCGGCCGCGGCGAAGTCGTGACCGGCGGCGCCGACAAGGCCAGCATCCTGGCCGACGGCGTGGAGGCCCTGCTGGGCGCGGTGTACATGCAGCACGGCTTCGACGCCTCGCGTGAGGTCGTGCTCCGCCTGTTCGGCGACCTGCTCGACACCGCACCGTCACTCGGCGCTGCGCTGGAGTGGAAGTCGAGTCTGCAGGAACTGACCGTCGCACGCGGGCTCGGCGTGCCTAAGTACGTCGTCACCTTCGACGGGCCCGACCACGACCGGGTGTTCACCGCCGTCGTGTTGATCGACGGCGACGAATACGGTTCCGGCGTCGGCAGCACGAAGAAGGAAGCCGAGATCAAGGCGGCCGCGCAGGCCTGGACGTTGCTCGACGCCCAAAGTGCCGGCGACGGCGGCATATCCCCGTCGCCCGACGATGCCTGA
- the rsmD gene encoding 16S rRNA (guanine(966)-N(2))-methyltransferase RsmD encodes MTRIIAGTFGGRRISVPQNRSGTRPTTDRVRESLFNVLAARIDFDGLHVLDLYAGSGALGIEALSRGAESATFVESDRRAGDAIAANLAELGAEGATVRRGTVAAVLAAAPTRPVDLVFADPPYAVSNAEVEAVLRALVDNRWVAPDALAVIERPASTPALNWPDGWTPGRDRRYGDTRVEFAEHGIA; translated from the coding sequence CTGACCCGCATCATCGCGGGCACGTTCGGCGGACGACGAATCAGCGTGCCGCAGAACCGCTCTGGTACCCGCCCCACCACCGACCGCGTCCGCGAGTCGCTGTTCAACGTGCTCGCCGCGCGGATCGACTTCGACGGTCTACACGTGCTCGACCTCTACGCCGGGTCCGGCGCGCTCGGCATCGAGGCGCTGTCGCGCGGCGCGGAGTCCGCGACGTTCGTCGAATCCGATCGCCGCGCCGGTGATGCCATCGCCGCGAACCTCGCCGAGCTGGGGGCCGAGGGCGCCACGGTGCGCCGGGGCACCGTCGCTGCGGTGCTCGCCGCCGCACCGACCCGGCCGGTGGACCTGGTGTTCGCCGACCCGCCGTACGCGGTGTCGAACGCCGAGGTCGAAGCCGTGCTGCGCGCGCTCGTCGACAACCGCTGGGTGGCACCGGACGCGTTGGCGGTGATCGAGCGTCCGGCGTCGACGCCCGCGCTGAACTGGCCCGACGGGTGGACGCCGGGGCGGGACCGCCGCTACGGCGACACCCGCGTCGAGTTCGCCGAACACGGGATCGCGTAG
- the mutM gene encoding bifunctional DNA-formamidopyrimidine glycosylase/DNA-(apurinic or apyrimidinic site) lyase, translated as MPELPEVEVVRRGLDAHVTGRTITAVRVHHPRAVRRHVAGGADLTGRLLGAKVVGTGRRGKFLWLVLGGDRSDEALVVHLGMSGQMLLGEIAKTDHLRIAALLDDGTALSFVDQRTFGGWMLADLVTVDGTDLPEPVAHIARDPLDPEFDRDAVVKVLRGKHSEIKRQLLDQTVVSGIGNIYADESLWRAKVNGARLAESLTKPKLAEILDHAADVMRDALSQGGTSFDSLYVNVNGESGYFDRSLDAYGREGEPCRRCGAVMRRDKFMNRSSFYCPRCQPRPRQPRTKV; from the coding sequence ATGCCTGAGCTTCCCGAAGTCGAGGTGGTGCGCCGCGGGCTCGACGCGCACGTCACCGGCAGGACCATCACCGCGGTGCGCGTGCACCACCCCCGTGCGGTCCGACGGCACGTGGCAGGCGGTGCCGACCTGACCGGGCGGCTGCTCGGAGCCAAGGTCGTCGGAACCGGCAGGCGCGGCAAGTTCCTGTGGCTGGTGCTCGGCGGTGACCGTTCCGACGAGGCCCTGGTGGTCCATCTCGGGATGAGCGGGCAGATGCTGCTCGGCGAGATCGCGAAGACCGACCACCTGCGCATCGCGGCGCTGCTCGACGACGGCACCGCGCTGAGCTTCGTCGACCAGCGCACCTTCGGCGGGTGGATGCTCGCCGACCTCGTCACCGTCGACGGCACCGACCTGCCCGAGCCGGTCGCCCACATCGCCCGCGACCCGCTCGATCCCGAGTTCGACCGCGACGCCGTCGTGAAGGTGTTGCGCGGCAAGCACTCCGAGATCAAGCGCCAACTGCTCGACCAGACGGTGGTCTCCGGCATCGGCAACATCTACGCCGACGAATCGCTGTGGCGCGCCAAGGTCAACGGCGCCCGGCTGGCCGAGTCGCTGACCAAGCCCAAGCTCGCGGAGATCCTCGACCACGCCGCCGACGTGATGCGCGACGCCCTGAGCCAGGGCGGCACCTCGTTCGACTCGCTCTACGTGAACGTCAACGGCGAGTCCGGCTACTTCGACAGGTCGCTCGACGCCTACGGCCGCGAAGGCGAGCCCTGCCGTCGGTGCGGCGCGGTGATGCGCCGGGACAAGTTCATGAACCGCTCGTCGTTCTACTGTCCGCGGTGCCAGCCGAGACCGCGCCAACCGAGAACGAAGGTTTGA
- the ftsY gene encoding signal recognition particle-docking protein FtsY encodes MTEILPLGVWIAIAVVAILLIIALVVGLVRYRRRRISLSSPDATTTQLDKSGGYTASSGITFSQAAPPSTVERPPVSPKQQPGRLDTSGLPAVGDDATIPRDAPKRPIADVRLPDPVEVEPEPPAARPEPEATPVAPEPVVEPEPVVDEPLAPAAPEIDTISPAEGRLERLRGRLAKSQGALGRSMLGLLGGGDLDEQSWEDIEDVLLIADLGPVVTERVVAALRVKMASSNVRTEADARAVLREVLVGELYPDMDRSIRALPHDDKPSVLLVVGVNGTGKTTTVGKLARVLVSDGRRVVLGAADTFRAAAADQLQSWASRVGAEVVRGPEGADPASVAFDAVDKGIATGADVVVIDTAGRLHTKTGLMDELGKVKRVVTKRAAVDEVLLVLDATIGQNGLPQARVFAEVVEITGVVLTKLDGTAKGGIVFRVQQELGVPVKLVGLGEGPDDLAPFEPGAFVDALLG; translated from the coding sequence GTGACCGAGATACTGCCTCTAGGCGTCTGGATCGCGATCGCGGTCGTCGCGATCCTGCTCATCATCGCGCTGGTCGTCGGGCTGGTGCGATACCGGCGCCGGCGGATCAGTCTGTCGTCGCCCGACGCCACGACCACCCAGCTCGACAAGTCCGGCGGGTACACGGCGTCATCGGGCATCACGTTCAGCCAGGCCGCGCCACCGTCGACCGTCGAACGACCCCCCGTCTCTCCCAAGCAGCAGCCCGGGCGGCTGGACACCAGCGGACTGCCCGCGGTGGGCGACGACGCCACGATCCCGCGCGACGCCCCGAAGCGGCCCATCGCCGACGTACGGCTGCCCGACCCCGTCGAGGTCGAGCCGGAGCCGCCGGCAGCCAGGCCGGAACCCGAGGCCACGCCCGTCGCACCCGAGCCGGTGGTCGAGCCCGAGCCCGTCGTCGACGAGCCGCTCGCCCCGGCCGCGCCCGAGATCGACACGATCTCCCCGGCCGAGGGCAGGCTCGAACGCCTGCGCGGCAGGCTCGCGAAGTCCCAAGGCGCACTGGGCCGCAGCATGCTGGGCCTGCTCGGCGGCGGTGACCTCGACGAACAGTCGTGGGAGGATATCGAAGACGTCCTGCTGATCGCCGACCTCGGTCCCGTCGTCACCGAACGCGTCGTCGCCGCACTGCGCGTCAAGATGGCCAGCAGCAACGTCCGCACCGAGGCAGACGCCAGGGCCGTGCTGCGCGAGGTGCTCGTCGGTGAGCTGTACCCGGACATGGACCGCTCGATCCGTGCGCTGCCGCACGACGACAAGCCGTCGGTACTGCTGGTCGTCGGCGTCAACGGCACCGGCAAGACCACCACCGTCGGCAAACTCGCCCGCGTGCTGGTCTCCGACGGGCGGCGCGTGGTGCTCGGCGCGGCGGACACCTTCCGCGCCGCGGCCGCCGACCAGCTGCAGAGCTGGGCCTCCCGCGTCGGCGCCGAGGTGGTCCGCGGCCCCGAGGGTGCCGACCCCGCATCGGTCGCCTTCGACGCCGTCGACAAGGGCATTGCGACGGGCGCCGACGTCGTCGTCATCGACACGGCAGGCCGCCTGCACACCAAGACCGGGCTGATGGACGAACTGGGCAAGGTCAAGCGGGTCGTGACCAAGCGCGCCGCCGTCGACGAGGTGCTGCTGGTGCTCGACGCGACGATCGGCCAGAACGGGCTGCCGCAGGCGCGTGTCTTCGCCGAGGTCGTCGAGATCACGGGTGTGGTGCTGACCAAGCTCGACGGCACCGCCAAGGGCGGCATCGTGTTCCGGGTCCAGCAGGAACTCGGGGTGCCCGTGAAACTCGTCGGACTGGGCGAGGGGCCCGATGATCTGGCGCCGTTCGAACCGGGTGCGTTCGTCGACGCCCTGCTCGGCTAA
- the smc gene encoding chromosome segregation protein SMC → MHLKSLTLKGFKSFASPTTLRFEPGITCVVGPNGSGKSNVVDALTWVMGEQGAKTLRGGKMEDVIFAGTSSRAPLGRAEVTLTIDNSDNALPIEYAEVSITRRMFRDGAGEYEINGSSCRLMDVQELLSDSGIGREMHVIVGQGKLSEILESRPEDRRAFIEEAAGVLKHRKRKEKAVRKLDAMAANLARLTDLTTELRRQLKPLGRQAEMARRAQTIQADLRDARLRLAADDLVTRQSEFENTNQAETTLRRDHDDVTTRLEAATVELAAHEAAVSGLSGRAEAAQQTWFRLSALAERVSATVRIARDRAAHLEAAVETSSGADPDALDAEADEVAEHERELLEELEECKLRLEAAREELAERERVAAEAERAHTAAARAEADRREGLARLAGQVDTMRTRVESTDESVARLTASIEDAANRTEAARAAFETVQSRVGELDAGEAGLDEHHDRTVAALRLADERVAELLAAERGAERQVASLRARIDALAVGLNRRDGAAWLRENHDGAGLFGSVPKLVRVRPGYEVAIAAVLGSAADAVAADDFGAARTAVTALKHGDGGRAALVLGDWPEDATAGRGGDLPVDATWALDLVETPPRLQGAFSALLGHVVVVEDLAAAQQLVAERPRLHAVTADGDVVGAGWVSGGSDRQPSTLEIASEIDKAKADLERSERQVGELAAALAGAQAEQQARQDAAEQALAALNESDAAISSVYEQLGRLGQEARIADEEWQRLIRQRSELETGRDRTLEELTELETRLHNAQQAPTMEAEPVDRHESAAAADMARAVEVEARLAVRTAEERANAVRGRAESLRRAAAAEREARLRAQRAKQAREHAARVAAAVEESARLIAARLADAVAVASRTRDELAEERRLSSEGLTRSRTEVNELGARLNALTDALHRDELAKAQAALRIEQLEQQVLEQFGMAVADLVAEYGPQVPLPPTELEMAEYEQARERGEQVTEPAPMPFDRPTQERRAKKAERELAELGRVNPLALEEFAALEERYNFLSTQLEDVKGARKDLLDVITDVDDRILQVFTEAYADVEREFTGVFASLFPGGEGRLLLTNPSDMLTTGIEVEARPPGKKVKRLSLLSGGEKSLTAVAMLVAIFRARPSPFYIMDEVEAALDDVNLRRLLGLFEQLRERSQLIVITHQKATMEIADALYGVTMQGDGITQVISQRLRGQDVQSGREGSDRGESMVSAPN, encoded by the coding sequence ATGCATCTGAAGAGTCTGACGCTGAAGGGCTTCAAGTCCTTCGCCTCGCCGACGACTCTGCGCTTCGAACCCGGCATCACCTGCGTGGTCGGACCCAACGGCTCGGGCAAGTCCAACGTCGTCGACGCGCTCACGTGGGTGATGGGTGAGCAGGGCGCCAAGACGCTGCGCGGCGGCAAGATGGAAGACGTCATCTTCGCGGGCACCTCGTCGCGCGCCCCGCTCGGCCGCGCCGAGGTGACGCTGACGATCGACAACTCCGACAACGCGCTGCCGATCGAGTACGCCGAGGTGTCGATCACCCGGCGGATGTTCCGCGACGGCGCGGGCGAGTACGAGATCAACGGCAGCAGCTGCCGACTGATGGACGTCCAGGAACTGCTGAGCGACTCCGGCATCGGCCGCGAGATGCACGTCATCGTCGGTCAGGGCAAGCTCTCGGAGATCCTCGAGTCGCGCCCCGAGGATCGTCGCGCGTTCATCGAGGAGGCCGCGGGCGTCCTCAAGCACCGCAAGCGCAAGGAGAAGGCGGTCCGCAAGCTCGACGCGATGGCGGCGAACTTGGCGCGGCTGACCGACCTGACCACCGAGCTGCGGCGCCAGCTCAAGCCGCTGGGCCGCCAGGCCGAGATGGCCCGCCGCGCCCAGACCATCCAGGCCGACCTCCGCGACGCACGCCTACGCCTGGCCGCCGACGACCTGGTCACCCGGCAGTCCGAGTTCGAGAACACGAACCAGGCCGAGACGACGCTGCGCCGCGACCACGACGACGTCACCACCCGTCTCGAGGCCGCCACCGTCGAACTCGCAGCACACGAGGCGGCGGTCAGCGGACTGTCCGGCCGCGCCGAGGCCGCGCAGCAGACGTGGTTCCGACTCTCCGCACTCGCCGAGCGCGTCAGCGCGACGGTGCGCATCGCCCGCGACCGCGCCGCGCACCTCGAGGCCGCGGTCGAGACGTCCTCGGGCGCGGACCCCGACGCGCTGGACGCCGAGGCCGACGAGGTCGCCGAGCACGAGCGGGAGCTGCTCGAGGAACTCGAGGAGTGCAAGCTGCGGCTCGAGGCCGCCCGCGAGGAACTCGCCGAACGCGAGCGCGTCGCCGCCGAAGCCGAGCGCGCGCACACCGCCGCGGCCCGCGCCGAGGCCGACCGCCGCGAAGGTCTGGCCCGGCTGGCGGGCCAGGTCGACACGATGCGCACCCGCGTCGAATCGACCGACGAGAGCGTCGCCCGGCTGACGGCCAGCATCGAGGACGCCGCCAACCGCACCGAGGCGGCCAGGGCCGCGTTCGAGACGGTGCAGAGCCGCGTCGGCGAACTCGACGCGGGCGAGGCGGGACTCGACGAACACCACGACCGCACCGTGGCGGCCCTGCGGCTCGCCGACGAACGCGTCGCGGAACTCCTGGCCGCCGAACGCGGCGCCGAACGTCAGGTCGCGTCACTGCGCGCACGGATCGACGCACTCGCCGTCGGCCTAAACCGGCGCGACGGAGCCGCCTGGCTCCGCGAGAACCACGACGGCGCAGGCCTGTTCGGGTCGGTGCCCAAACTGGTCCGGGTACGGCCCGGCTACGAGGTGGCCATCGCCGCGGTCCTGGGCTCGGCCGCCGACGCGGTGGCCGCCGACGATTTCGGCGCCGCCCGCACGGCGGTGACCGCGCTCAAGCACGGCGACGGCGGTCGGGCGGCGCTCGTCCTGGGCGACTGGCCCGAGGACGCCACCGCCGGGCGCGGCGGCGACCTGCCCGTAGATGCGACGTGGGCGCTCGACCTCGTCGAGACGCCGCCCCGACTGCAGGGAGCGTTCTCCGCGCTGCTCGGCCACGTGGTCGTCGTCGAGGACCTGGCCGCCGCGCAGCAGCTCGTCGCCGAACGGCCCCGGCTGCACGCCGTGACGGCCGACGGTGACGTCGTCGGCGCGGGCTGGGTCAGCGGCGGATCCGACCGGCAGCCGAGCACGCTCGAGATCGCCTCCGAGATCGACAAGGCCAAGGCCGACCTCGAACGGTCCGAGCGGCAGGTGGGCGAACTGGCCGCCGCGCTCGCAGGCGCGCAGGCCGAACAGCAGGCCCGCCAGGACGCCGCCGAACAGGCACTGGCCGCACTCAACGAATCCGATGCGGCGATCTCGTCGGTCTACGAGCAACTGGGCCGCCTCGGCCAGGAAGCCCGCATCGCCGACGAGGAGTGGCAGCGACTGATCCGTCAGCGCAGCGAACTGGAGACCGGCCGCGATCGGACGCTCGAAGAGCTGACCGAGCTGGAGACCCGGCTGCACAACGCGCAACAGGCGCCCACGATGGAAGCCGAACCCGTCGACCGGCACGAGTCGGCCGCAGCCGCGGACATGGCACGGGCCGTCGAGGTCGAGGCCAGGCTCGCCGTGCGCACCGCCGAGGAACGCGCGAACGCCGTGCGCGGCCGCGCCGAGTCGCTGCGACGGGCCGCCGCCGCCGAACGCGAGGCCAGGTTGCGCGCGCAACGCGCCAAGCAGGCCCGCGAGCACGCCGCGAGAGTGGCTGCGGCAGTGGAGGAGTCGGCACGGCTCATCGCCGCGCGGCTCGCCGATGCCGTGGCCGTCGCCTCGCGTACCCGCGATGAGCTGGCCGAGGAGCGCAGGCTCAGCAGCGAGGGTCTGACGCGGTCCCGCACCGAGGTCAACGAGCTCGGCGCCCGGCTCAACGCCCTCACCGACGCGCTGCACCGCGACGAGCTCGCCAAGGCGCAGGCGGCGCTGCGCATCGAGCAGCTCGAGCAGCAGGTGCTCGAACAGTTCGGCATGGCCGTCGCCGACCTGGTCGCCGAGTACGGTCCCCAGGTCCCGCTCCCGCCGACCGAACTCGAGATGGCCGAGTACGAGCAGGCCCGCGAGCGCGGCGAGCAGGTGACCGAGCCCGCGCCCATGCCGTTCGACCGGCCCACCCAGGAGCGGCGCGCGAAGAAGGCCGAACGCGAACTGGCCGAACTCGGGCGGGTGAACCCGCTGGCGCTCGAGGAATTCGCCGCGCTCGAGGAGCGGTACAACTTCCTGTCGACCCAGCTCGAAGACGTCAAGGGTGCCCGCAAGGACCTGCTCGACGTCATCACCGACGTCGACGACCGCATCCTGCAGGTGTTCACCGAGGCCTACGCCGACGTCGAGCGGGAGTTCACCGGGGTGTTCGCCTCGTTGTTCCCCGGCGGCGAGGGCAGGCTGCTGCTGACCAACCCGAGCGACATGCTGACGACCGGCATCGAGGTCGAGGCCCGGCCACCCGGCAAGAAGGTCAAGCGCCTGTCGCTGCTCTCCGGTGGCGAGAAGTCACTGACGGCAGTGGCGATGCTGGTGGCGATCTTCCGGGCCCGGCCATCGCCGTTCTACATCATGGACGAAGTCGAGGCAGCGCTCGACGACGTGAACCTGCGCCGCCTGCTCGGGCTGTTCGAGCAGCTGCGCGAGCGTTCCCAGCTGATCGTCATCACCCACCAGAAGGCCACGATGGAGATCGCCGACGCGCTCTACGGCGTCACGATGCAGGGCGACGGCATCACGCAGGTGATCTCGCAGCGGCTGCGCGGCCAGGACGTGCAGTCCGGCAGGGAAGGCAGCGACCGCGGCGAATCGATGGTCTCGGCTCCGAACTGA
- a CDS encoding hemerythrin domain-containing protein encodes MVETFVQSTDDVVRFLKDQHNLIKDMFEEVFSASSDDARRTAFTELRQLLAVHETAEEMVIHPRVRREVDGGDIIVDARLKEEHDAKEQLSALESMDVGSKEFLDALRLFQGAVLDHAAREESEEFDKLVREVDADDLKRMLAAVHAAEAMAPTRPHPGVESAKLNFVVGPFAAMLDRARDAIDAVLR; translated from the coding sequence ATGGTCGAGACATTCGTTCAGTCGACCGACGACGTCGTCAGGTTCCTCAAGGACCAGCACAATCTGATCAAGGACATGTTCGAGGAGGTCTTCTCCGCGTCGTCCGACGACGCCAGGCGGACGGCCTTCACCGAACTGCGTCAGCTCCTCGCGGTGCACGAGACGGCCGAGGAGATGGTCATCCACCCGCGCGTCCGTCGCGAGGTCGACGGCGGTGACATCATCGTCGACGCGCGCCTCAAGGAGGAGCACGACGCCAAGGAGCAGCTGTCGGCGCTGGAGTCGATGGACGTCGGCTCGAAGGAGTTCCTCGACGCCCTCCGGCTGTTCCAGGGTGCGGTGCTCGACCACGCCGCGCGCGAGGAGAGCGAGGAGTTCGACAAGCTGGTGCGCGAGGTCGACGCGGACGACCTCAAGCGCATGCTCGCGGCGGTCCACGCGGCGGAGGCCATGGCGCCGACCCGCCCGCACCCCGGCGTGGAGTCGGCGAAGCTGAACTTCGTGGTCGGGCCGTTCGCCGCGATGCTCGACCGGGCCCGCGACGCGATCGACGCCGTCCTGCGCTAG